Part of the Georgenia sp. TF02-10 genome, TGGAGGGGCGTCTTCGAGACGATGCCCACGAGCACCCGCCCGATGAAAGCGTCACCGGCGCCGAGGGTGTCGACGGCAGTGATCGGTCGTGGCGTGGCTTGCTCGACCCTAGTTCCGTTCGAGACGTGAGCGGGAAGGCCCCCGCGGGTGAGGATGACCCATCGCGCACCGCAGCTGTGGGCCCAGCTGACGACGTCGGCTGCATCATCGTCGTCGAGGTGGGAGCCAGAGAAGGCGGCGACCGTGACGTGGCGTAGCAGCTTCTCCGCCCCCCGAGTGCGGATGCGGTCGTCGAAGTCGTACGAGACGGCGACGTGTCGGGAGATATCGGCGACGACGTGGTCCAGCTCGCTGCAGTAGCTAACGTGGGCCAGGTCGAAGCCGGCGACGAAGTTGACGTCTTCGACGGTGGGTGTGAAGACGCGGACCCCCTTGTCGGTGGCGCCGAAGTAGCGGTCACCGTCGATATGGCGCACGACGGTCCTCGACGTGACCCCAGGGACGACGCGGACTCGGGTGGTGTCCACTCCTTCGGCAGCGAGCGCGTCGCAGAGCAGGGCGCCGCGCTCGTCGTCCCCGACCTGGCCGACGTACGCTGTCTCGGCACCGGCTCTGGCCGCCCATACGGCGACGTTGACGCAGTTTCCGCCCGGGTACATCGTGCCCCGGTCCACGTAGCAGTCGGTGACGTTGTCCCCGATGGCCGCGATCCGAACCATCAGTAATCGACCTTCCACATGTAGCGGCGGTCCTTGAGGGAGTGGCCGGACCATGCCTCGAAGTGCTCCGCGAGCCGGCCCAGGAGGGTGCTTGAGACGACGAGGGTGCCGACGAACGGGCGCATCCCCTCCGGCACGCCGGGAAGGGACAACATGGCGCCGTCCACGACGTGCACCTTGTCGGTGTACCGCTCGAGGAACCGCAGCACGCGCTCTCCCATGGGCCGGGTGGGGTCCTCGCCGATGAGCACGATGACCGGCAGGTCCTCGGTCGCCATCTCGAACGGGCCATGCAGGAACTCCCCTGACCCCACCGGGACAGCGTGCTTCCACTGCATCTCCTGCAGATAGCACATGGCCAGAGTGTTGGCGGCCGACTCCAGGGCGCCGGAACCGAGGACGTAGACCACCGGCTCGGAGTGCAGGGCCGCGGCGATGCGGTCGAGGTCGACCTCGAACTCCTCGATCGCCGAGCGGAACGCGCCAGGCGCCGCCTGGAGCGCGGTCATCGCCTCGGTGTGGTCAGGTGCCGCGTCCAGGGCCCGCAGCAGTGACCAGCCGATGAGGGACAGGACGATCTGCTTAGCCTCGATGCCCTCGTGCAGGACCAACTCAGGGCAGGCGCGCCCGACCACGCTCATGGGGTCCTGGGTGACACCGACGACCGTGGCGCCGACGTCTCGGGCGTGCGCGGCGGCACGGGCGGTCTCGGCGGTACCGCCGTTGGTGCTGCTGATGACGACGAACGAGCGGGCACCCAAGGCGGCCGGGCGGCGTGTGAGCAGCTCGTCGGCATTGACGGTGAACGCCGGGATGGGGCTGCGGTCGAGCAGGACCCGGAGCGGTCCGAAGCCGAACAGGGAGCCGCCGCAGCCGACCAGGAAGATGTTGTCCAGGCCGGCCCTTGTGGCCCGGTCGACGAGGGCCTCGATCTGGGGGCGAGTGCCGAGGGCCGTCTCGATACGGGCAGTGAAGTCGTCCGGGACCGGGCGCAAGGGAGCGGCAGGGGTGGCGACAGGCATGGTGGACCTTTCTGACGTGTTTGGCGGCGGTCAGTCGGCGCGCCGCAGGGGGAACTGCTGGTGGAGGGCCTGGATGAGCTCGATGACGGCCAGGCTGTCGTGGGCGTCGACGGGCGGTGGGTCACCCTCGCGCAGGGTTGCGGCCAGGCCACGGTAGAAGGCCGCGTAGTCGCCGGGATCGGTGGGCACGGGCTGCTCCTCGCCGGTGCGGCCGAGAACGCCCCACTGCTCGCGGGGCCGCTCCCCGAAGCCGGGGTCGGTGGGTGAGGCGCCGGCCTTGAGGGCCGGCTCCTGCGGGTCCAGGCCGTAGGTTGTAAAGCCGGCCTGCGAGCCGAGCACGCGGAACCGCGGGCCCAGCTGGGGGGCCAGCCCGTTCATCCAAAGGTGGGAGGTCACTCCGCACGTATGGCGGAGCGCAACGAAGGCATCGTCGTCGGCCCCGTCACCGGACCGGTACCGGACCAGCTCGGCGTGGGCGTCCTCGACCGGCCCGAAGAGCTGGAGCGCCTGGTCAAGCAAGTGCGGGCCGAGGTCGAAGAGGATGCCACCACCCTCACTGGCTTGCGCGGCGGCCTTCCATACCTTCGGCTCCTCGGGCTTCCACCACTCGAAGCGGGACTCGAACCGCCGGACATGACCAAGCCGGCCCTCCTCGATGAGGCGGCGGACTGTGCGGAAGTCGCCGTCCCAGCGCCGGTTCTGGAACACGGTGAGCACCCGGCCGGCCTCGGCAGCGTGGTCTAGGAGCTCACTGCCCTCCTTCCCCGTGAGCGATAGCGGCTTCTCTACGACGACGTGCAGGCCGGCATCGAGCGCAGCGTGCGCCTGCTCGGCATGGCGGGCCGGTGGCGTGGCGACGATGGCGAGGTCGAGGTCACCGGCCCGCTCAAGGAGCGTGTCGAGGTCGGCGACGACGTCCGTACCGGGGTGGTCTGCTCGGGCCGCCTCTGCCCGCCGGGCATCGGCAGTGACGATGGTGTCGAGGTGGAACGCGGAGTCGGCTGCCAGGAACGGGGCGTGAAAGTGGCGTCCACCGGTGCCGTAGCCGATGACGGCGGTGCGGATGCTCACAGCACCTCCGAAAGGAAGGTGCGCAACCGGCCGCTTTGGGGGTCGTCGAACAGTCGCGCCGGTGGCCCGGCCTCCACGACCTCGCCCTCGTCCATGAAGACGACCTGGTCGGCGACCTTGCGGGCGAAGTTCATCTCGTGGGTGACCACGACCATCGTCATGCCGCGGCTCGCCAGCGAGGCCATGAGGGTGAGCACGCCCTTGACCAGTTCCGGGTCGAGGGCGCTCGTGACCTCGTCGAAGAGCATGACCTCCGGCTGCATCGCCAACGCCCGAGCGATGGCCACCCGCTGCTGCTGACCGCCGGAGAGGTCCCTGGGCCGGTGGTCGGCGCGGGGCCCCAGCCCGACCTCGTCTAGCCGTTCCCGGGCGATGGCCAGCGCCTCGGCCTTCCCCATGCCCTTGACCTTGCGCAGCGCGAGCGCCACGTTCTGCAGGGCGGTGTGGTCGGGGAAGAGGTTGAAGTGCTGGAACACCATGCCGATCCGCTGGCGCAGCCGGTCAGGATGGACGCGCAGCGCGCTCTCACCGGCGATGAGCACGTCGCCGCCCTTGGGCTCGTGCAAGCGGTTGACGCCACGCAGCAGCGTGGACTTGCCCGAGCCGGAGGGCCCGATGATGCAGGTGGTGGTGCCGGCCGGGACGTTGACCGTGATGTCCCGGATGACCTTGAACTCGCCGTAGGCCATCGAGAGGTTGATCAGGTCGAGGCTTGAGCCCTCGTAGGTGGGTGCGTCGGTGGAGACGGCCGTAGTCGCGGAACTCATGTGTTCTCTCCATGCTGGAGGGCGGAGACCTTGCGGTCCATCTCGTGGACTTCCATCAACCCGCTGGTGGGAGCTGCCGGACGCCGGCCGGTGCGGAAGCGGTTGTCGAAGTAGTTGACGAGGTGCGTCAACGGCACCGTAATCACCATGTAGAACGCGCCTGCCAGGACGAGCGGGGACAGGTTGCCGGTGAGGACGGCTGCGTCCTGGCCGACACGGAACAGTTCACGCTCGGTGACTAGCAGGCCGAGGAAGTAGACCAGTGAGGAGTCCTTGACTATGGCGATGAACTGGTTGACCAGGGCGGGCAGGACACGCCGCACGCCTTGGGGGACGACGACCAGTCGCATCGCCTTGGCATAACTCATGCCGAGGGCCCGGCAGGCCTCGAGCTGGCCCTTGTCCACACCCTGGATGCCGGCGCGGAAGATCTCGCCGATGTAGGCCGCGGCGATGAGCGAGAGGGCGAGGATCCCGAGCGGGTACGGCGATGGCCCGAAGATCTCCTGACTGAACCGGGCGAAGCCCTGACCGATCAGCAGGATTGTCAGGATCGCCGGGAGGCCGCGGAAGACGTCCGTGTAGACGCGCGCGGGTAGCCGCAGCCACGGGCTGCGCGATATTCCCATTATCGCCAGCAGCATGCCAAGCACGAGCCCAATGATGGTGGCTGCTGCCGAGATGATGAGGGTGTTCTTCAGGCCGGTCCCCAGCATCTGTGGGAAGACCTGCCACATGGCGTCGAAGTCGAGGAAGGTGCGCCCGAGCAGCTCCAGCCAGTCGTTCATAGGTCGCTCCTTTGCCGGTGGGGGACCCGGTCGTCCACAGGCGGTCTGGGCCGAATGCGCGTGCACGGCCCGGGCCTGCCCGGGGCCAGGGATCAGGGAGTGGTGGTCGGGCTGGGGTCGTCGGAGGTCTTGTCCGAGGAGGGCAGGTACTGGTCAGGCATCGGGGAGCCGGGGAACCACTGCTGGTAGAGGTCGCGCCAGGTGCCGTCCTCCATCTTTTCCTTGATGCAGACGTTGAGCGCCTCGCGGAAGGCGTCGTTGCCTGGCGCCACAGCGAAGCCGGCCGGCGCGTCGAAGGAGGGGATGTTGATGGCCATCTCCACGTCGTACTGGCTGGTGTACTGCTTGGCCGCTTCGTAGTCGGCGAA contains:
- a CDS encoding PfkB family carbohydrate kinase; translated protein: MVRIAAIGDNVTDCYVDRGTMYPGGNCVNVAVWAARAGAETAYVGQVGDDERGALLCDALAAEGVDTTRVRVVPGVTSRTVVRHIDGDRYFGATDKGVRVFTPTVEDVNFVAGFDLAHVSYCSELDHVVADISRHVAVSYDFDDRIRTRGAEKLLRHVTVAAFSGSHLDDDDAADVVSWAHSCGARWVILTRGGLPAHVSNGTRVEQATPRPITAVDTLGAGDAFIGRVLVGIVSKTPLHLLAGNAVKAGAQACLEPGGFGHGKDLTDDDGGLQRLLAVRAN
- a CDS encoding SIS domain-containing protein; translation: MPVATPAAPLRPVPDDFTARIETALGTRPQIEALVDRATRAGLDNIFLVGCGGSLFGFGPLRVLLDRSPIPAFTVNADELLTRRPAALGARSFVVISSTNGGTAETARAAAHARDVGATVVGVTQDPMSVVGRACPELVLHEGIEAKQIVLSLIGWSLLRALDAAPDHTEAMTALQAAPGAFRSAIEEFEVDLDRIAAALHSEPVVYVLGSGALESAANTLAMCYLQEMQWKHAVPVGSGEFLHGPFEMATEDLPVIVLIGEDPTRPMGERVLRFLERYTDKVHVVDGAMLSLPGVPEGMRPFVGTLVVSSTLLGRLAEHFEAWSGHSLKDRRYMWKVDY
- a CDS encoding Gfo/Idh/MocA family oxidoreductase, yielding MSIRTAVIGYGTGGRHFHAPFLAADSAFHLDTIVTADARRAEAARADHPGTDVVADLDTLLERAGDLDLAIVATPPARHAEQAHAALDAGLHVVVEKPLSLTGKEGSELLDHAAEAGRVLTVFQNRRWDGDFRTVRRLIEEGRLGHVRRFESRFEWWKPEEPKVWKAAAQASEGGGILFDLGPHLLDQALQLFGPVEDAHAELVRYRSGDGADDDAFVALRHTCGVTSHLWMNGLAPQLGPRFRVLGSQAGFTTYGLDPQEPALKAGASPTDPGFGERPREQWGVLGRTGEEQPVPTDPGDYAAFYRGLAATLREGDPPPVDAHDSLAVIELIQALHQQFPLRRAD
- a CDS encoding amino acid ABC transporter ATP-binding protein, which gives rise to MSSATTAVSTDAPTYEGSSLDLINLSMAYGEFKVIRDITVNVPAGTTTCIIGPSGSGKSTLLRGVNRLHEPKGGDVLIAGESALRVHPDRLRQRIGMVFQHFNLFPDHTALQNVALALRKVKGMGKAEALAIARERLDEVGLGPRADHRPRDLSGGQQQRVAIARALAMQPEVMLFDEVTSALDPELVKGVLTLMASLASRGMTMVVVTHEMNFARKVADQVVFMDEGEVVEAGPPARLFDDPQSGRLRTFLSEVL
- a CDS encoding amino acid ABC transporter permease translates to MNDWLELLGRTFLDFDAMWQVFPQMLGTGLKNTLIISAAATIIGLVLGMLLAIMGISRSPWLRLPARVYTDVFRGLPAILTILLIGQGFARFSQEIFGPSPYPLGILALSLIAAAYIGEIFRAGIQGVDKGQLEACRALGMSYAKAMRLVVVPQGVRRVLPALVNQFIAIVKDSSLVYFLGLLVTERELFRVGQDAAVLTGNLSPLVLAGAFYMVITVPLTHLVNYFDNRFRTGRRPAAPTSGLMEVHEMDRKVSALQHGENT